A single genomic interval of Canis lupus dingo isolate Sandy chromosome 6, ASM325472v2, whole genome shotgun sequence harbors:
- the SNN gene encoding stannin encodes MSIMDHSPTTGVVTVIVILIAIAALGALILGCWCYLRLQRISQSEDEESIVGDGETKEPFLLVQYSAKGPCVERKAKLTPNGPEVHG; translated from the coding sequence ATGTCTATAATGGACCACAGCCCCACCACGGGTGTGGTCACGGTCATCGTCATCCTCATCGCCATTGCGGCCCTGGGGGCCTTGATCCTGGGCTGCTGGTGCTACCTGCGGCTGCAGCGCATCAGCCAGTCGGAAGACGAGGAGAGCATCGTGGGGGATGGCGAGACCAAGGAGCCCTTCCTGCTGGTGCAATACTCCGCCAAGGGACCGTGCGTGGAGCGGAAGGCCAAGCTGACCCCGAATGGTCCAGAAGTCCACGGCTGA